A region from the Phaenicophaeus curvirostris isolate KB17595 chromosome 3, BPBGC_Pcur_1.0, whole genome shotgun sequence genome encodes:
- the TIGD5 gene encoding tigger transposable element-derived protein 5: MAGGRRGGSSKGVSVKMALRRAYSIKDKLQAIERVKKGERQASVCRAFGVPGGTLRGWLKDEAKLRWFLEQLGGEVGTQRKKMRLANEEEIDRAVYAWFLALRQHGVPLSGPLIQAQAEAFARQIYGPECTFKASHGWFWRWQKRHGISSQRIYGEGGLPAEPERAPTTCPETLPMPATDAGGYGDEQIYNANVTGLYWKLLPGQSGGMTATPRRRPSPRERVTVLLAANLTGSHKLKPLVVGGLRDPPSLRHHNQDKFPASYRYSPEARLGPALLRAWFFEDFVPSVKRYLRRSCLQQRAVLLLSSPPSHSRMGSEESPLLQTPDGSIRALFLSKGPSGSSSAGGGGRIPAPLEQGVVSTFKQLYKRELLRLAVSCVAGGGGSSGGPMDFVQSFLLKDMLYLAGLSWDLIPAGSIEKCWLLGLRAAFEPHLGSEEHGDAPRGEECGGDECGGDSKVLSDLTHLAALAYKRLAPEEVANWLHLDDAALGTEDDGEDAEEEGSEGCGAEEAVEEEAAAGDGDGKKGGEGGDSLLPTAREAIKGLETALRWLEGQDPGQVGPLKLVQLRSLISMAQRLHRGASLHS, encoded by the coding sequence ATGGCAGGAGGGAGGCggggaggcagcagcaaagGGGTTTCGGTGAAGATGGCGTTGAGAAGGGCTTATTCCATCAAGGACAAGCTGCAAGCCATCGAGAGGGTGAAGAAAGGAGAGCGGCAAGCGTCTGTGTGCCGGGCGTTCGGGGTACCTGGTGGTACCTTGAGGGGTTGGTTGAAGGATGAAGCCAAGCTACGGTGGTtcctggagcagctggggggTGAGGTGGGCACCCAACGCAAGAAGATGCGCTTGGCCAACGAGGAGGAGATAGACCGCGCCGTCTACGCTTGGTTCCTTGCCCTCCGACAGCACGGAGTTCCGCTCTCCGGGCCGCTCATCCAAGCTCAAGCCGAAGCCTTCGCCCGGCAGATCTACGGCCCCGAGTGTACCTTCAAGGCGAGCCACGGTTGGTTCTGGCGTTGGCAGAAGCGTCATGGCATCTCCAGCCAACGTATCTACGGCGAGGGTGGCCTCCCTGCCGAGCCGGAGCGAGCTCCTACCACTTGCCCGGAGACTTTGCCGATGCCGGCTACTGATGCCGGTGGCTATGGGGACGAGCAGATCTACAACGCCAACGTCACCGGGCTCTACTGGAAGCTACTGCCAGGACAGAGCGGTGGGATGACAGCAACACCACGGCGGCGTCCATCTCCTCGCGAGCGGGTCactgtgctgctggctgccaACTTGACCGGCTCCCACAAGCTCAAGCCGTTGGTGGTTGGAGGTCTTCGGGATCCCCCCAGTCTCCGTCATCACAACCAGGACAAATTCCCTGCTTCCTATCGCTACAGCCCCGAAGCCAGGTTGGGGCCGGCTCTTCTCCGGGCTTGGTTCTTTGAGGACTTTGTGCCGAGCGTCAAACGCTATCTGCGCCggagctgcctgcagcagagggCTGTGTTGCTGCTCAGCTCCCCACCATCCCACTCCAGGATGGGCTCTGAGGAATCTCCGTTGCTCCAGACACCCGACGGCTCCATCCGCGCCCTCTTCCTCTCCAAGGGTCCTTCTGGGAGCAGCTCGGCTGGTGGAGGTGGCCGAATCCCAGCCCCGCTGGAGCAAGGGGTGGTGTCCACCTTCAAGCAGCTCTACAAACGGGAATTACTGCGCCTGGCTGTCTCTTGTGTggctggtggtggtggcagcTCTGGTGGCCCCATGGACTTTGTGCAATCCTTTCTTCTCAAGGACATGTTGTACCTGGCTGGCCTTTCCTGGGACCTCATCCCTGCTGGCTCCATCGAGAAGTGCTGGCTGCTGGGGCTTCGTGCTGCCTTTGAGCCTCATCTTGGGAGCGAAGAGCATGGAGATGCGCCACGTGGGGAGGAATGTGGTGGGGACGAATGTGGTGGGGACAGCAAAGTCCTTAGTGACTTGACCCACCTTGCTGCATTGGCCTACAAACGCTTGGCTCCTGAGGAGGTGGCCAACTGGTTGCACTTGGATGATGCAGCTCTGGGTACAGAGGACGATGGGGAGGACGCTGAGGAGGAAGGCTctgagggctgtggggcagaggaggcagtggaggaggaggcagctgctggagatggggatggaaaaaagggtggggaaggaggggattCCTTGCTGCCTACAGCTCGGGAAGCCATCAAAGGTCTGGAGACGGCGTTGCGCTGGCTGGAGGGTCAAGACCCCGGGCAGGTGGGGCCGCTGAAGCTGGTGCAGCTCCGTTCCCTCATCAGCATGGCCCAGCGGCTGCACCGCGGTGCCAGCCTCCATTCCTAG